From a region of the Salvelinus alpinus chromosome 2, SLU_Salpinus.1, whole genome shotgun sequence genome:
- the LOC139567926 gene encoding heme oxygenase 2-like — MGDLSGGQILKKVAQRALKLPSSGEGLHFYQFEGIHSTKAFKQLYRSRMNELEMDQETKERIIAESNLAFKFNMEVFTELEEAGKSIKEEVLDAGFPGHGHGDMDGDINKCPYYSAKMVASGNTNFACQLAMMLLRHPVGQMVLASWAAAVAGLAAWYLM, encoded by the exons ATGGGTGACCTCTCTGGGGGTCAGATCCTTAAGAAG GTGGCACAGCGGGCGCTGAAGCTGCCCTCTAGTGGCGAGGGGCTGCACTTCTACCAGTTTGAGGGTATCCACAGCACCAAGGCCTTTAAACAGTTGTACAGGAGCAGGATGAACGAGCTGGAGATGGACCAGGAGACCAAGGAGAGGATCATAGCCGAGTCTAACCTGGCCTTCAAGTTCAACATGGAG GTGTTCACAGAGCTGGAGGAGGCAGGGAAGAGCATCAAGGAGGAGGTGTTGGACGCAGGGTTCCCAGGACATGGCCATGGGGACATGGACGGAGACATTAACAAGTGCCCTTACTACTCTGCCAAAATGG tggccAGTGGCAACACTAACTTTGCCTGTCAGTTAGCCATGATGCTGCTGAGACATCCTGTTGGTCAGATGGTTCTGGCCAGCTGGGCGGCTGCTGTCGCCGGATTGGCTGCCTGGTACCTCATGTGA
- the LOC139541398 gene encoding 4-aminobutyrate aminotransferase, mitochondrial-like encodes MASSILNRCLASSLRPSLGLSASGYRHQQPAKRVEEVEFDGPCMKTEVPGPRSKILAQQLEGIQSVVQVNFFCDYEESKGNYLVDVDGNRMLDVYTQIASIPIGYNHPSLTKVMTDPKNMGTFVNRPALGMMPPEQFSEKLVNGLMAVAPKGFSRVQTMACGSCSNENAYKAIFIWYRNKMRGSPEPTPEEVRTSVINQVPGCPDLTLLSHGRTLGCLATTHTKAIQKLDVPSFDWPIAPFPQLRYPLDQFERENAQEEARCLEEAEDLIVKWNQKGRHVAGVVIEPIQAEGGDNHASFDFYRKLRGITKKWMRCRRGGSTGKFWAHEHWGLDDPADIVSFSKKMLTGGYYQKDSFQPDMPFRIFNTWLGDHTKNLLLTEVIKVIKTENLLDQAKRSGKVMLEGLYDLQDKYSHMLSRARGIGTFCAIDVKDEDTRNNLLLLKARNKGVVLGGCGTQTIRFRPALVFREHHAHLFLDIFNDTIAELK; translated from the exons ATGGCCTCCAGTATCCTAAACCGCTGTCTTGCTTCCTCTCTGAGACCCAGCCTTGGGTTGTCTGCTTCAG GATACCGCCATCAGCAACCGGCTAAAAGAGTTGAGGAAGTTGAGTTTGATGGTCCTTGTATGAAGACTGAGGTTCCAGGGCCCAGATCTAAG ATCCTAGCACAACAACTGGAGGGGATTCAG AGTGTTGTCCAGGTGAACTTCTTCTGTGACTATGAGGAGAGTAAAGGTAACTACCTGGTGGACGTGGATGGGAACCGCATGCTGGATGTCTACACCCAGATCGCATCCATACCCATAG GATACAATCACCCGTCACTCACAAAAGTCATGACGGATCCGAAAAATATG GGAACGTTTGTCAACCGACCAGCTCTTGGGATGATGCCACCGGAGCAATTCTCTGAGAAGCTTGTCAACGGCCTGATGGCA GTGGCACCCAAGGGCTTCAGCCGGGTCCAGACCATGGCCTGTGGATCCTGCTCCAATGAGAACGCCTACAAAGCCATCTTCATCTGGTACAGA AACAAGATGAGAGGAAGTCCGGAACCAACTCCAGAGGAAGTAAGAACTAGTGTCATCAACCAG GTTCCTGGCTGCCCTGACCTGACTCTTCTGTCCCACGGAAGAACTCTGG GCTGTCTGGCCACCACTCACACCAAGGCCATACAGAAGCTAGACGTGCCGTCTTTTGACTGGCCCATCGCCCCCTTCCCCCAGCTGAGGTACCCCCTGGACCAGTTTGAGAGGGAGAACGCACAGGAGGAGGCACGCTGCCTGGAGGAG GCGGAGGACCTGATAGTGAAGTGGAATCAGAAGGGTCGGCACGTGGCGGGGGTGGTGATCGAGCCAATCCAGGCAGAGGGAGGGGATAACCACGCCTCCTTTGACTTCTACAGGAAGCTCAGGGGAATCACCAAGAAG TGGATGAGGTGCAGACGGGGCGGGTCTACGGGGAAATTCTGGGCCCACGAGCACTGGGGATTGGACGACCCCGCTGACATCGTCTCCTTCAGCAAGAAGATGCTGACAGGAGGATACTACCAGAAAGATAGCTTTCAGCCTgacatg CCGTTCAGGATCTTCAACACGTGGCTTGGAGACCACACTAAGAACCTGTTGCTGACCGAGGTCATAAAGGTCATCAAGACAGAGAACCTGCTGGACCAGGCCAAGAGGTCAGGCAAGGTCATGCTGGAGGGACTCTACGACCTACAG GATAAGTACTCCCACATGCTCAGTAGAGCGAGGGGCATCGGGACGTTCTGTGCCATCGATGTTAAGGATGAAGACACACGCaacaacctcctcctcctcaaggCCAGGAATAAGG GTGTGGTTCTAGGGGGCTGTGGAACCCAGACTATCCGGTTCCGACCAGCTCTGGTGTTCAGGGAACACCATGCTCATCTCTTCCTGGATATCTTTAATGACACTATCGCTGAGCTCAAGTAG
- the LOC139567933 gene encoding transmembrane protein 186-like, which yields MHRSTTLFPRLSYHVLAHCRGYCVLRGSSRSLICGPQPHVVSRLEPRWTPSIQHSYPVPPSPHVTTLTKYSDLSTQKYNLIYSLPHIKLLRAVSRLKLIQTGITMLLLPPVYYMYSQGDASYLLVSYSTGIAAFATVMLYSASHYLRRVVGMMYLDESQTTLKVSHLTFWGRRKDVYLPVTDVMTLGDTGDSIGETILRLKRYSSSETLYFSTRLGRVVDRQAFEKVFGTLI from the exons ATG cATAGGTCTACAACACTCTTCCCTCGGCTGTCCTACCATGTGCTGGCCCACTGCAGAGGATACTGTGTGTTGAGAGGCAGCTCAAGGTCGCTAATCTGTGGCCCACAACCCCATGTAGTCAGCCGATTGGAGCCAAGATGGACGCCTAGTATCCAACACAGCTACCCAGTACCCCCATCCCCCCACGTCACTACTCTCACCAAATACTCAGACTTATCCACCCAAAAATACAACCTCATCTATTCCTTACCTCACATCAAACTCCTGAGAGCGGTCTCCAGACTCAAACTGATCCAAACCGGAATCACCATGCTCTTACTCCCGCCCGTCTACTACATGTATTCCCAAGGAGATGCTTCGTACCTACTGGTTAGCTACAGCACGGGGATAGCGGCGTTCGCCACCGTCATGCTCTACTCGGCTAGTCACTACCTGAGACGCGTCGTCGGGATGATGTACCTGGATGAGTCCCAGACGACGCTGAAAGTGTCTCACCTGACGTTCTGGGGACGCAGGAAGGACGTGTATCTGCCCGTGACGGACGTGATGACTCTGGGGGACACCGGGGACTCCATAGGGGAGACTATATTGAGGTTGAAGCGATATAGTAGTTCTGAGACGCTGTACTTCTCAACTAGACTGGGACGTGTTGTGGATAGGCAGGCCTTTGAGAAAGTGTTTGGGACTTTGATTTGA
- the LOC139567932 gene encoding glycerophosphodiester phosphodiesterase 1-like, whose amino-acid sequence MLQLGDEIALFSVVFAFVLLGTRSPIWSTALTACLYAFLIMFRFPQVPTSQARQVLRPAKNAASGGVSLVAHRGGGHDAPENTMTAIREAHKNGATGVELDLEFTSDGVPILMHDETVDRTTNGSGPLTQLSFSGLSKLDAAAKHRLSDKFQGEKVPTLQEAVEECIKLQLTIYFDVKGHPDEAAAALKEMYQKHPVLYNTSIVCSFEPNVIYRMRQADPEVVTALTHRPWSLSRLGDGTPRFSSLWKHHWMQVLDVILDWAHHHLLWNLCGVSAFLVQKNFISLDYVQYWAQRGVEVVGWTVNTAEEKQYYQEILNVNYITDSLLEDCDPHY is encoded by the exons ATGCTGCAACTCGGAGACGAAATCGCCCTATTCTCTGTGGTGTTCGCGTTCGTTCTCCTCGGAACACGGAGCCCGATATGGTCCACCGCCCTCACCGCCTGCCTCTATGCCTTTCTGATCATGTTCCGTTTTCCCCAAGTCCCGACCAGCCAGGCGAGACAGGTGCTTCGGCCCGCTAAGAACGCTGCTTCGGGTGGGGTGTCCCTAGTCGCTCACCGGGGTGGAGGACATGATGCGCCGGAGAATACCATGACTGCCATCCGGGAG gCACATAAGAACGGGGCGACCGGCGTAGAGCTGGACTTGGAGTTCACATCAGATGGAGTCCCTATTCTGATGCACGATGAGACTGTAGACCGAACCACCAACGGGTCGGGACCCCTCACACAGCTAAGCTTCTCTGGGCTGAGTAAACTGGACGCTGCCGCTAAGCACCGACTcag TGACAAGTTCCAGGGAGAGAAGGTCCCCACTCTACAGGAGGCTGTGGAGGAATGCATCAAACTGCAGCTCACCATCTACTTTGATGTCAAAGGTCACCCAGATGAG GCAGCGGCAGCCCTAAAGGAGATGTATCAGAAACACCCTGTGCTTTACAACACCAGCATCGTCTGTTCCTTTGAACCCAACGTCATCTACAGG aTGCGTCAGGCTGACCCGGAAGTGGTGACGGCGCTGACCCACCGGCCATGGAGCCTTAGTCGGTTGGGTGACGGCACGCCGCGCTTCTCGTCGCTATGGAAACACCACTGGATGCAGGTGCTAGACGTGATACTGGACTGGGCCCACCACCACCTGCTCTGGAACCTCTGTGGTGTCTCTGCCTTCCTGGTGCAGAAGAACTTCATATCACT AGACTATGTCCAGTACTGGGCCCAGAGAGGGGTTGAGGTGGTGGGCTGGACAGTCAACACAGCTGAGGAGAAACAATACTACCAGGAGATACTCAACGTCAACTACATCACTGACAGCCTACTGGAGGACTGTGATCCTCACTACTGA